GGCACTCGGCCGCGATGCCACGCTGTGTGCGGAGGTGCAGGCCGGCCGGCAGCCGCTGGACGGCGTGGTGGCCGAGGTGGCGCGGCACGACCCGTCCATCCAGAACACGCGCCGCTACGCGGGCCGCGCCGTGCGGCTCGGCGCCGGCGTCGAGATGGCGGCTGGCGAGGCCGTGCTGGTGCTGCTGGCCGCGGCCAACCGTGATCCAGCCCTGCATGCGCAGCCCGAGCGCTTCGACGCCCGCCGCCGGCAGGTGGGCCACGACGGTTTCGGCAGCGGCAGGCACCGCTGCCCCGGCTCGGACCTGGCCGCCGCCATGACCTGCGGCGCCATGGCGGTGCTGGTGCAGCAGCCGGACCGGCTCTGCAGCGCTGCGGCTGGCTTTGGCAAGCGGCCGGTGTACCGGCCGTCGGTCAATGCCCGCATCCCGCTGCTCACCCTGTGACCAAGGAAGGAAGCACCACATGATGGCCGTCATATTCGAGGTCCGCCCGCACGAGGGCCAGACCGACCGTTACCTCGACCTGGCCGCCGAGCTGCGGCCCTTGCTGGAGCAGGTGGAGGGCTTCATCTCCATCGAGCGCTTCCAGAGCCTGAGCGAGCCGGGCAAGCTGCTGTCGCTGTCCTTCTGGCGCGACGAGGCGGCAGTGGCGCGCTGGCGCCAGGTGGAGGCGCACCGTGCCGCCCAGGCTGAGGGCCGGCGGGAGGTGTTTGCCGACTACCGCTTGCGGGTCGCGGAGGTGAAACGCGACTACGGCCTGGGCCCTCGGGCCGAGGCCCCGGTTGATAGCCGAACCGAGCATGGATGAGCGCTTCCAGTACCAGTCAAGCCATTTCCTGTTACCAGGAGAAAGTAGTACAGAGAGTGCAGGCAAGCGTCAGCCTGCAGCGTTACCCTGAGGTATCCGCCAGGAGGCGGTGCACCAGGGAGAAGTGGCATGACGAGTCGCGACGACTCCGAAGAACGGGCAAGGCGCCGCAGCCTGCGGTCCATCCTGGACGACAAGGAAATGCGGGTGGAGCTGCAGCGGCGCGCGGCCGAGAGCGAGCTGGGCGGCCTGTGGGACGTGGACACCGGCACGCTGGCGTCCTTG
This genomic stretch from Eleftheria terrae harbors:
- a CDS encoding antibiotic biosynthesis monooxygenase family protein, encoding MMAVIFEVRPHEGQTDRYLDLAAELRPLLEQVEGFISIERFQSLSEPGKLLSLSFWRDEAAVARWRQVEAHRAAQAEGRREVFADYRLRVAEVKRDYGLGPRAEAPVDSRTEHG